A single Gemmatimonadota bacterium DNA region contains:
- the rpsL gene encoding 30S ribosomal protein S12, with the protein MPTINQLVRKGRKEIRKKNKRPALQGNPQKRGVCTRVYTTTPKKPNSALRKVARVRLTSGFEVTAYIGGEGHNLQEHSIVLIRGGRVRDLPGVRYHVIRGTLDASGVSDRRQGRSKYGAKRPK; encoded by the coding sequence ATGCCGACCATCAACCAGCTCGTGCGCAAGGGTCGCAAGGAGATCCGGAAGAAGAACAAGCGTCCGGCCCTCCAAGGCAACCCGCAGAAAAGAGGCGTGTGCACGCGCGTGTATACCACGACCCCCAAGAAGCCCAACTCGGCCCTCCGCAAGGTGGCCCGCGTGCGGTTGACCAGCGGGTTCGAGGTCACGGCGTACATCGGGGGCGAAGGCCACAACCTTCAGGAGCACTCCATCGTCCTAATCCGCGGCGGCAGAGTGAGGGATCTGCCCGGCGTGCGCTACCACGTCATCCGCGGCACCCTCGACGCTTCCGGCGTCTCCGACCGCCGCCAGGGCCGGTCGAAGTACGGCGCCAAGCGGCCCAAGTAG
- the rpsG gene encoding 30S ribosomal protein S7 produces the protein MSRRSAAERRTIMPDPRYGSATVTKFINSLMVDGKKSLAERIFYDAISTLGTRAGQPGIQVFERALSNAKPAIEVRSRRVGGATYQVPVEVRPERRSALAIRWLIDFARRRSEKTMSHRLAAELLAASRGEGSTVKKKEDTHRMAEANKAFAHYRW, from the coding sequence ATGAGCCGAAGGTCAGCCGCCGAGCGCAGAACCATCATGCCGGACCCCCGCTACGGTTCGGCCACCGTGACGAAGTTCATCAACAGCCTAATGGTGGACGGGAAGAAGTCGCTTGCCGAGCGCATCTTCTACGACGCCATCAGCACCTTGGGCACCCGAGCCGGCCAGCCCGGCATCCAGGTGTTCGAGCGGGCGCTTTCGAACGCCAAACCCGCTATCGAGGTCAGAAGTCGCAGGGTCGGCGGAGCCACATACCAGGTGCCGGTCGAAGTGCGGCCCGAGCGCAGGTCGGCTCTCGCCATACGCTGGCTCATCGACTTCGCCCGCAGGCGCTCCGAGAAGACCATGTCTCATCGTCTGGCCGCCGAACTTCTGGCAGCGAGTCGGGGCGAAGGCAGCACCGTAAAGAAGAAGGAAGACACCCACAGGATG
- a CDS encoding class I SAM-dependent methyltransferase, which yields MNMRELSKGLKASYRGSDVSRRTRKFEGWIGRASSGNDATDYDHTETVKEYYDLCGEFMVWGWGESLHFAPLSPEESVEESKVRHQRRMISKLEIRPGMTLIDVGCGIGGPMRRVVAETGASVVGINTNEIQIGKARSLSAEAGVDHMVDFVACSFMDMSSIADDTFDRGYAIESTCHAPDKADAFSEIYRVLKPGALFWGQEMCLTDEFDPNDERHRIIKRELMRGIALKHIETMEGVNRDLQSAGFQVIEATDLGVVGDAGGTPWYRPLQRRQDTPSGLLRRAPMGRKAIFAGSKLAELVGVFPRGASSVVRFMDRTAEAYVAGGATGIFTPLYCFLARKPS from the coding sequence ATGAATATGAGAGAACTGTCCAAGGGGCTGAAGGCCTCGTATCGTGGATCGGACGTCTCGCGTCGCACGCGGAAATTCGAGGGATGGATCGGGAGGGCGTCGTCAGGGAACGACGCGACCGACTACGATCACACTGAAACCGTCAAGGAGTACTACGACCTCTGCGGTGAGTTCATGGTGTGGGGGTGGGGCGAATCCCTTCACTTCGCGCCGCTCTCGCCGGAGGAGAGCGTGGAGGAGTCCAAGGTCCGGCATCAGCGTCGGATGATATCCAAGCTGGAGATACGCCCAGGCATGACGCTGATCGACGTCGGCTGCGGCATCGGCGGTCCGATGCGCCGCGTCGTAGCTGAGACCGGGGCGAGCGTGGTCGGAATCAACACCAACGAAATCCAGATCGGCAAGGCGAGATCGTTGAGCGCCGAGGCCGGCGTCGACCACATGGTCGACTTCGTCGCCTGCAGCTTCATGGACATGAGCTCCATCGCGGACGACACTTTCGATCGTGGCTACGCGATCGAATCCACCTGCCATGCCCCGGACAAGGCGGATGCCTTCTCCGAGATCTACCGCGTATTGAAGCCCGGGGCCCTCTTTTGGGGCCAGGAGATGTGCCTGACCGACGAATTCGATCCGAACGACGAACGCCACCGCATCATCAAGCGGGAACTGATGCGCGGCATAGCGCTCAAGCACATCGAGACGATGGAAGGAGTGAATCGGGATCTCCAGTCGGCAGGCTTCCAGGTCATCGAAGCGACCGACCTGGGCGTCGTCGGCGACGCCGGAGGCACTCCGTGGTACCGGCCCCTCCAGAGACGCCAAGATACTCCGAGCGGTCTTCTGCGCCGCGCGCCGATGGGCCGCAAGGCGATCTTCGCCGGATCCAAGCTGGCCGAGCTGGTGGGAGTGTTCCCGCGCGGCGCCTCGAGCGTCGTCAGATTCATGGACCGAACCGCGGAAGCCTACGTGGCAGGCGGTGCAACCGGCATCTTCACTCCGCTCTACTGCTTCCTGGCGCGCAAGCCTTCCTAG